The nucleotide window ACACTTACAAGATGTTTAACATGTAGGTCATCATCATTACCTGATACTGCGGGCGAAAAACTACTGTATAACACCAATACAGTTCAAGCAAGTAAATTACACGACAATTATGGTCTAAATATATTTGGGAAGAATATTCTTACCTACTACGTGACAAAAAAGTTGCTAGAGAAATACCCTCGTCTTCCAACACCTATATTGAATGCAGCTGTTGATGCCTACATTGCTGACCCAGTACTTTACAACGTTGGAAAAACGTGGGGTATCGAGATAGAGGAAAGCACAATCATGGATAGAAATTTGAAGCAGGAGCCAATCAATGTGACTTTGGGTAAATTGCGTTTTTATAACAATGTTTTAAAGCACTCAGATGGTATTAAAGTCCTCTTGGATCAGAAGATGTCAGTAAGCAGTGCAATGGCACTGGCTGTGCGAAGCATTATTGCTGGGTTATGGGCCAGTACTAAAGATGAAGATAAGGTGTTTAAGTTTATTGACGATCACATTATGTCTAGACATCTGGATGTCTCAAAATTATTCCAATTTGAGCAGCCCACAAGAGAGTTGTCTACTTTATGCCGCCGTGAAGGCTTACAAAGACCCCACTCGAAGCTAATAGCAGAGTCAGGAAGAGCTTCTAAGGCTCCGGTGTATATTATAGGGGTTTTCTCTGGGGAGGAAAAACTTGGCGAAGGTTTTGGTTCTTCTTTAAAAGAGGCTAAAGCTAGAGCTGCTACGGATGCATTGATGAAGTGGTACTGTTACGAGCGTCCTGCTGATGTAAATGAACCTGTCGTGGATCCTGGTCAAGTACTCGTGTAAATAAAGGAACCATGGTATTTTAGCTGATTCTAGATTAAAACCTGTATTCAGTTACATTTGTCGTTTTCAAAAGTCAATATACTTGTATATAACTAAAGCAATATCATCCATAGTAATCATAGTGAATGTAAACAAATAACAAGCTTCAACAATATGGAAGAATGGCGTATAGAAGAAGAGGTCATTATCGCTATAAATCATTCTTGTGTAGATGGGGAGGACCAAGTATCTCTTCAACCCAGGGCTTTTTTGTTATTGGGAGATAGGGAGAAGGCGTTGTTGCAAAACCCCGTTCCAATTGACTTCAATGCACAAAGTCATACTGGTAAGTTGGATTGGGATGTGGATCTAGTGCGTGAACGCGTTAGACTTTTACAGGTTATGCATTCATTGCAGCAGCCACTTGTATTGTTGGTGGTTGACAAAGAGTTATACGACTACACTGATCTTGTGGAAGAAATTTCTGTTCATTGGCCCCCGGAATGTGTTCTCAGTTACCAGCTTGATAAGTGCGTTTTACAGTGTTGGGATACCGCCTTATACAGGGAAATAGGTCATGTTGTGGTTGAACAGAGTCTTAGCGGGTATCTACCAAATAATGGCATTAAAACAAATGGAGTCGACGAGCCCTTACACTTTCAAGAGCAGAGTCAACTTGTGAAAAAGTTAATCCAGAAGATAGATCACATCATTAATCACCTCCAGAATGCTACATCGAGCGAGTTGCTTGATGAGATTCTACGACAATGCTGGTTACTTGTGTGTAGGCTGCGATTACCTCCGACAGAGGATATTGAACGTGACATATTGACATTAGATATACAATGGCAGCTAATACAAACGCTAACTACCCAGGTTGAGACGGCTTTGAATTTTGCGTGATATTAGCATAATAGTTTACGAATTCCCTTGGTACCGCCTAGCACCGGTGTCTTCAAGACAGGACAAACGCCATGCTCGGATACGTACTGCACTGCACAGGGATAACAAGCCACATAGCCTGTTTGCAGAACCCCTGGATTAATGACTGTCGACTCACATACAGGACAAATCCTTCCCTGATCACTTTCATCACGAGTTTCAGTCGTAACAGGGGGAGGAGGAGGAATCTCGGTTAGATCATCCTTTTTACGGTCTGGCTGCTGATTCCATTGCTGTAGTAACCGTATCGCGAAGATAAATGTTGGGAAAAGTCCACTAGCCAGCGTTTCAATGAATTTACCCATTTTACCTAGGAAGTGACCCGAAATAGCCTTATAATATGCTGAATTCATCCGTACTATGCGGTCGGCAGAATTCCCAATACTGCCTGATTTAGCTGCTGGAGCCTCATAAACAAACCGCCTGAATTCCACTGATGCTAAGTGATCTAACAAAGAGGCTGCACGAGTTCTCCCTGACAAATAACGTAGCTTACATAGAAGACTGAACGCCGCAAGAAGCTTCCTTACGCTCGGATACCAATCCAAGAAACGTCTCTGCCACACCGTCAACCGACCAGCAAGTCTGCGGCCCTCTAGTTGTGTATACCAATACTCTAGTTTGTCACGAATGTAACTTACTATGACATTGTCAAATAAAACTGCACCAACTTGCAATTTGGACAGTGACCCAGCCAATCGCTTCGACTCACGTTGAAGACCATATGACTTTTCTATAAAGGTTGCACTGTACTTTCGTAGATGATAGTATTCTAGGAGCAGTTTACAGCATGCATACAGTTCATCAAAGCGTGAATGAAAGGCAATACTTGTGCGAGATGGATAACGACCGACAACCGTAGCTGAGAGATATTGAAATGTGGGCTTTAATAAACCATCGATTTCTTGAGACGAAATGACTTCAAATAACGTCGGAGTAGCCGTAGCATCTACGGGAAGGTTAGAATAGAAGCTCATTCCTGTAGGTGTTCACTTTTGTTGCAGTGTAATCGAAGTATTAAAAGTGAAAAATTCCTATTAGAATCCTTTATTGCGTAATAAAGGTAGATGAGTACAAGCTATGAGTACAAGCTACTAACTTAATAAATAACGTTAAAACTCGCCAAAATGGCATCCGGATTTAATCCTTAAGCCACAGAAACATACTATTTTATATGTACATCTACAACTGGTTTTCAGTGTGGAAAGTCTTCAAAGCTTCGGCAATTCTCTTGGTCATGGTCTTCTCACCTTCTCTAACCCAGACTCTTGGGTCAAAGTACTTCTTGTTTGGCTTGTCCTCACCATCTGGGTTACCAACCATGGTCATTATGTAGTCCTTCTTGTTCAAGACGTAGTCTCTGATACCGGTCAAGTAAGCGTATTGACAGTCAGTGTCCAAGTTGACCTTGACAACACCGTTACCAATAGCAGTGTTGAATTCTTGTTGTGTAGAACCGGAACCACCGTGGAAGACCAAGTACAATGGCTTGGATTCGGAACCGCCAATCTTTTCAGCGGCGTACTTCTGGTGGTCACCCAAAATTTCTGGGGACAACACAACGTTACCTGGCTTGTAGACACCGTGGACGTTACCGAAAGCAGCAGCAATGGAGAAGTTTGGAGAAATTGGAGCCAAAGCTTCATGGACAGCGAAAACGGTCTCTGGAGATGTGTACAAAGCGTCCTTGTCAACGTCCTCGTTGTTAACACCATCTTCTTCACCACCGGTGATACCGATTTCCATTTCTAGCCATTGGCCAAGCTTAGCCATTCTGGTGAAGTACTTAACACAGGTAGAAATGTTCTCGTCGTCAGTCTCCTCAGACAAGTCCAACATGTGGGAGGAGAACAATGGCTCACCGTGCTCAGCAAAGTAAGCTTCATCAGCCTCCAACATACCATCGAACCAAGGCAACAACTTCTTAGCACAGTGGTCAGTGTGCAAAACAACTGGAATGTCGTAAGCTGGAGCAATAGATCTAATGTAATGAGCTGCAGCAATAGAACCCTTAATGGAAGCATTTTGACCTTCGTTTGAGACACCCTTACCAGCAAAGTATGCAGCACCACCGTTAGAAGTTTGCAAAATAATTGGAGAGTTAGCATCTCTTGCGGCTTCCAAAGCGGAGACAACAGTGGAAGAACTTGTTACGTTAATAGCTGGAATAGCAAATTGGTGCTCTCTAGCATAGTTGAACAAAGCTCTAACATCATCACCAACAATAACACCACTCTTTCTCTTTAATACGTCCTTGACACCCATTATTAAACTAATTTAACTGTAAAGTTTTGATTAATTGGTTATAGAAACAAACTAGAAACAAGTCAGAATCCAAGTATTTCAACCGCCGTTAGAGTTTATTAATTAGGGTGAAAAGTAGGTGATATATATACGAATGGGCGGCTCGGGGCAGGGCACGtgatgaaattgaaaaaaattttcatgACGGGGTGGGCCTCATTGCGGGGGATGGGCTTCCTATTGCGTGACGACTTCTGTAGCTTCCGGTGATATTTGGAGCTTCTTGTTTTTCAGGCTGAAACGAAAGTCACCCCACACGGAGCCGTAGGTCCCACTATACGAGGAGATTGATTTTTACGGGTACACGTATACATAAGATGTGATACACCGTTGATACGTAAGTGGCTCCGGGGTGTTCCTATCATCCGAGCCATGAGACATTGAGACCATCTCCATCTATCCACCTAGATAGGGCGATTCGCAGGTGTTCTAGTGCTATATAGCGCCCGTATTTAATTCGAGGGCGATCATGTAGAATACGTATTGCTAGTTCAAGCGAATGTATCGACCGGGTAACCCCAAGGTGGCAAAGTAAACAATGTCCGGCATATATATAACGGGACCTTTTAGCGGCAAGCGCTGGAGGCGGTGGAGGAGCTCAGTAGTTAATAGCTTATCCAATGTATGAACGTTACACCACTGATCTAGTTGGAACGTTTGGGGAGTATACTGCTCGCGTTCGGTGGCCTACTATCATCCAAAACTCCATTGATGCAGTGACGGATGAGACGCGCCCAAACAAAGAGGCCATCCTAGAGGGTTTTAAAGGACTTCTAGATGAGGTCGATGCTGGTACACCGCTTAGGAAGTTTACAGATAAGGAAATTAAGGCCGGATCGCTCTCTTCCAAATTCAATGAGTTTGTAGAAAACCAAAGCTGGAAACGGGCAGAATGGCTGTCATGTGAGATTTATCTATATGCAAGGCTTTACGCCATCGTTCGATTACAGAGTGGCTGGGAAGATTTCGATGTGTTTGACGTTGTTAAGCGCAAGACGTTCAAGCAATCGGAGCACGGTGTGGTTGAATTGGCCCTCTGGCAACAAAAATTGGGAGGCAAGGAGAAGATCGGCAAGCTTTCAAAAGAGGAATTGCATCTACTTTTTATTGAGTATCTAGAAGTCTCATTATGGGGCAATGCGACAGATCTTTCTCTTCTTACCGATCTGACTTTAGACGACATCCGTGCAATTCAGGGCGAGGCGGCCAGAGCAGCGGCCCGCAAGCGGATAATAGTGGATCATTCTGAGAGGGCATGGGAGACGTTGACCTCTAGTGAAGGCAAAAAGCGCGTTGATTTTGTGCTGGATAATGCCGGCTTTGAATTGTATGCTGATCTGGCCTTCGCTATTTTCCTTCTAGACGCGGATCTGGCTGACAAGGTGGTTATGCATGCCAAGACAACGCCATACATGGTCAGTGACACTATGGTAAAGGATTTTTATCAATTAATTGATGACTTAAAGAGCAATGAGTTTTTTGCTTGCGATGGAAGTGACGGACATGATCCTGTGGCTGCCAGATCTTCTCTCAACTATATCGCTTCACGTGTAACTGCCGCTGTGGTTAATGGTAAGCTGAAAGTTCGCGACCACTCTTACTGGACCGAACCAGAGGATTTCTGGTCAATTGTCCCGGGCCACGAGGTGCACTCTGATCTCAGCAACTCTGCTTTGGTTATATTCAAGGGTGATCTCAATTACCGTAAGCTGACTGGGGACCGTATATGGCCTCCTGAAACACCATGGACAGAGGCTATTGGTCCTCTTGCTACGAATGGACTGAAAATACTCAGCTTACGTACTTGTAAGGCGGATGTCATTGCTGGTCTTGAA belongs to Eremothecium sinecaudum strain ATCC 58844 chromosome IV, complete sequence and includes:
- the MRPL3 gene encoding mitochondrial 54S ribosomal protein mL44 (Syntenic homolog of Ashbya gossypii ABR065W; Syntenic homolog of Saccharomyces cerevisiae YMR024W (MRPL3)) translates to MIKTSSHIPKCFLRCFATTTSVRTGTRPMELEKYKQYYRQLQGAITQPEIADLSKSPTLTTLHRRLSLPDNFKLSTLTRCLTCRSSSLPDTAGEKLLYNTNTVQASKLHDNYGLNIFGKNILTYYVTKKLLEKYPRLPTPILNAAVDAYIADPVLYNVGKTWGIEIEESTIMDRNLKQEPINVTLGKLRFYNNVLKHSDGIKVLLDQKMSVSSAMALAVRSIIAGLWASTKDEDKVFKFIDDHIMSRHLDVSKLFQFEQPTRELSTLCRREGLQRPHSKLIAESGRASKAPVYIIGVFSGEEKLGEGFGSSLKEAKARAATDALMKWYCYERPADVNEPVVDPGQVLV
- a CDS encoding HDR100Wp (Syntenic homolog of Ashbya gossypii ABR066W; Syntenic homolog of Saccharomyces cerevisiae YMR025W (CSI1)) codes for the protein MEEWRIEEEVIIAINHSCVDGEDQVSLQPRAFLLLGDREKALLQNPVPIDFNAQSHTGKLDWDVDLVRERVRLLQVMHSLQQPLVLLVVDKELYDYTDLVEEISVHWPPECVLSYQLDKCVLQCWDTALYREIGHVVVEQSLSGYLPNNGIKTNGVDEPLHFQEQSQLVKKLIQKIDHIINHLQNATSSELLDEILRQCWLLVCRLRLPPTEDIERDILTLDIQWQLIQTLTTQVETALNFA
- the PEX12 gene encoding ubiquitin-protein ligase peroxin 12 (Syntenic homolog of Ashbya gossypii ABR067C; Syntenic homolog of Saccharomyces cerevisiae YMR026C (PEX12)), coding for MSFYSNLPVDATATPTLFEVISSQEIDGLLKPTFQYLSATVVGRYPSRTSIAFHSRFDELYACCKLLLEYYHLRKYSATFIEKSYGLQRESKRLAGSLSKLQVGAVLFDNVIVSYIRDKLEYWYTQLEGRRLAGRLTVWQRRFLDWYPSVRKLLAAFSLLCKLRYLSGRTRAASLLDHLASVEFRRFVYEAPAAKSGSIGNSADRIVRMNSAYYKAISGHFLGKMGKFIETLASGLFPTFIFAIRLLQQWNQQPDRKKDDLTEIPPPPPVTTETRDESDQGRICPVCESTVINPGVLQTGYVACYPCAVQYVSEHGVCPVLKTPVLGGTKGIRKLLC
- the FBA1 gene encoding fructose-bisphosphate aldolase FBA1 (Syntenic homolog of Ashbya gossypii ABR068C; Syntenic homolog of Saccharomyces cerevisiae YKL060C (FBA1)); translated protein: MGVKDVLKRKSGVIVGDDVRALFNYAREHQFAIPAINVTSSSTVVSALEAARDANSPIILQTSNGGAAYFAGKGVSNEGQNASIKGSIAAAHYIRSIAPAYDIPVVLHTDHCAKKLLPWFDGMLEADEAYFAEHGEPLFSSHMLDLSEETDDENISTCVKYFTRMAKLGQWLEMEIGITGGEEDGVNNEDVDKDALYTSPETVFAVHEALAPISPNFSIAAAFGNVHGVYKPGNVVLSPEILGDHQKYAAEKIGGSESKPLYLVFHGGSGSTQQEFNTAIGNGVVKVNLDTDCQYAYLTGIRDYVLNKKDYIMTMVGNPDGEDKPNKKYFDPRVWVREGEKTMTKRIAEALKTFHTENQL
- a CDS encoding putative methyltransferase (Syntenic homolog of Ashbya gossypii ABR069W; Syntenic homolog of Saccharomyces cerevisiae YMR027W); translated protein: MYERYTTDLVGTFGEYTARVRWPTIIQNSIDAVTDETRPNKEAILEGFKGLLDEVDAGTPLRKFTDKEIKAGSLSSKFNEFVENQSWKRAEWLSCEIYLYARLYAIVRLQSGWEDFDVFDVVKRKTFKQSEHGVVELALWQQKLGGKEKIGKLSKEELHLLFIEYLEVSLWGNATDLSLLTDLTLDDIRAIQGEAARAAARKRIIVDHSERAWETLTSSEGKKRVDFVLDNAGFELYADLAFAIFLLDADLADKVVMHAKTTPYMVSDTMVKDFYQLIDDLKSNEFFACDGSDGHDPVAARSSLNYIASRVTAAVVNGKLKVRDHSYWTEPEDFWSIVPGHEVHSDLSNSALVIFKGDLNYRKLTGDRIWPPETPWTEAIGPLATNGLKILSLRTCKADVIAGLEPGVDEALSAEWVKKGNEHGSWWKSSGNWAVICFSDGKGK